The proteins below come from a single Candidatus Wallbacteria bacterium genomic window:
- a CDS encoding L-threonylcarbamoyladenylate synthase, with protein MKTKYLTQSDSDLRAAAELLRLGQLVAFPTETVFGLGACCYNEQAVARIFEAKERPLFDPLIVHISTLEMALELWTEINGNMLRLMERFWPGPLTIVAGKKDVVPDLVTAGLDTVAVRFPDHQVARRLIGFAGFPVAAPSANRFGHVSPTRSEHVRDELSGRIAAIVEGETKIGLESTVVRFVENRLLVLRPGGITVEELKSEFPDTLLADEFQQKYSPGHSTRHYAPEIPLILFSDAADLKRLIRLTGISPQDAAAIYFREALIPEIDKFLILSHAGDLSEAAAGLFPALRHFKGKVCLFAQKVPEHGLGLAINDRLRRAAGGK; from the coding sequence ATGAAAACAAAATATCTGACACAAAGCGATTCCGATCTCAGGGCTGCGGCCGAGCTCTTAAGACTTGGACAACTTGTGGCATTCCCAACTGAAACTGTGTTCGGCCTCGGAGCCTGCTGTTACAATGAACAGGCAGTAGCCAGAATTTTCGAAGCCAAGGAGAGACCTCTTTTCGATCCCCTGATTGTGCATATTTCAACCCTGGAAATGGCACTGGAACTTTGGACTGAAATCAATGGGAACATGCTCCGCCTGATGGAGCGTTTCTGGCCCGGACCGCTGACTATAGTGGCTGGAAAGAAAGACGTTGTCCCTGACCTGGTGACTGCCGGTCTCGACACAGTGGCAGTCAGATTTCCGGATCATCAGGTCGCCCGCAGATTGATCGGATTCGCCGGTTTTCCGGTGGCAGCACCCAGCGCCAACAGATTTGGCCATGTCAGCCCGACCAGATCCGAACATGTCAGGGATGAGCTCTCAGGCAGAATCGCTGCGATTGTCGAAGGAGAGACTAAAATCGGGCTGGAATCGACGGTAGTACGTTTTGTGGAGAATCGTCTGCTGGTTTTAAGGCCTGGCGGGATCACTGTGGAGGAGCTGAAATCGGAATTTCCTGATACTCTGCTTGCCGATGAATTCCAGCAGAAGTATTCCCCGGGTCATTCGACCCGGCACTATGCACCTGAAATACCTTTAATACTTTTTTCCGACGCAGCTGACCTTAAGAGGCTCATCAGACTGACTGGGATCAGTCCTCAGGATGCGGCAGCGATTTATTTCCGCGAAGCGCTGATCCCTGAGATCGATAAATTCTTGATCCTGAGTCATGCGGGAGATCTCAGCGAAGCAGCAGCGGGCCTGTTTCCGGCGCTCCGCCATTTCAAAGGCAAAGTCTGCCTGTTCGCACAGAAAGTGCCTGAACATGGTCTTGGTCTGGCGATCAATGACCGGCTGAGGCGGGCGGCAGGGGGGAAATGA
- the purE gene encoding 5-(carboxyamino)imidazole ribonucleotide mutase yields MKKVAFLIGSKSDLPRIQKGLETLVDFDVPFELVVMSAHRVPEQVAEFSGQARSKEFGVIICAAGMAAHLAGAVAARCTLPVIGIPVSSGSLLGIDALLSTVQMPSGIPVACVGIDAAANAAILAVQILALSDPALVTKLEHGREEGKQKIAQDNRDLKES; encoded by the coding sequence ATGAAAAAAGTCGCATTTTTGATCGGCAGCAAAAGTGATCTTCCCAGGATCCAGAAAGGTCTGGAAACCCTGGTTGATTTCGATGTGCCGTTTGAACTGGTGGTGATGTCAGCTCACAGGGTACCGGAACAGGTGGCTGAATTTTCCGGACAGGCCCGTTCCAAAGAATTCGGCGTGATCATCTGCGCAGCTGGAATGGCCGCTCATCTGGCTGGAGCTGTGGCAGCCAGATGCACTCTTCCAGTGATCGGAATTCCGGTCAGTTCCGGAAGCCTGCTGGGGATTGATGCGCTTCTTTCTACTGTGCAGATGCCGTCAGGAATTCCAGTGGCCTGTGTGGGGATCGACGCTGCCGCCAACGCGGCAATCCTAGCCGTGCAGATACTGGCTTTGTCAGATCCGGCATTGGTTACTAAACTCGAACACGGGAGAGAGGAAGGGAAGCAGAAAATAGCTCAGGACAACAGGGATCTAAAGGAAAGCTGA
- the hutI gene encoding imidazolonepropionase, giving the protein MYLIRNANQILTMSDLTLGVRSGVSLLCSDTIIALDQDSVIERLIYEKYRDQPVTVYDAAGCIVMPGFIDSHTHLVFAGSREHEFRMRLTGKTYLEILSAGGGILSSVEATRKAPEDLLLELAKNRLRIMLHYGTTTVEAKSGYGLDLETELKMLRVAKKLSRYQPVDLISTFLGAHALPREYSGNKDKFLSYLLSEVLPAVKSESLADYCDIFCEKGVFEIEETRAYLTQAQKMGFKLKMHADEIHDIGGARLAAELGAVSADHLGAVSDDGIAALCSSGTVAVLLPVTLFYLMSKAYAPARKILDAGVPVAIATDFNPGSSFCESMQTAITLSLLQMKLTPEEALFASTRGGAQALELTDRGEISIGKLSDLLVINADNYLHFAHHIGVNQVKAVFKRGALVFEDSH; this is encoded by the coding sequence GTGTATCTAATCCGCAATGCGAACCAGATCCTGACCATGTCTGACCTGACCCTCGGAGTCAGATCCGGTGTTTCACTGCTGTGTTCAGATACAATCATCGCGCTTGACCAGGACTCTGTTATTGAACGCCTGATTTATGAAAAATACAGGGATCAGCCGGTCACTGTTTACGATGCTGCCGGCTGCATTGTAATGCCGGGTTTTATCGATTCCCACACCCATCTTGTTTTCGCAGGCAGCAGGGAACACGAATTCAGAATGCGGCTGACCGGTAAAACCTACCTGGAAATTCTCTCAGCCGGTGGCGGGATCCTGTCTTCAGTGGAGGCTACCCGGAAAGCCCCGGAAGATCTGCTGCTGGAACTCGCCAAAAACCGGCTCCGCATCATGTTGCACTATGGAACGACCACTGTAGAAGCAAAAAGCGGCTATGGCTTGGATCTTGAAACTGAACTGAAGATGCTGAGAGTCGCAAAAAAACTCTCCAGGTACCAGCCTGTTGATCTGATTTCCACTTTTCTGGGTGCGCATGCCCTTCCCAGGGAATATTCAGGGAATAAAGACAAGTTTCTCAGTTACCTCCTGTCTGAAGTTCTCCCTGCCGTAAAATCTGAAAGCCTGGCTGATTATTGCGATATTTTCTGCGAAAAAGGGGTGTTCGAAATTGAAGAGACAAGGGCTTATCTGACTCAGGCCCAAAAAATGGGGTTCAAGCTTAAAATGCATGCTGACGAGATCCACGACATAGGCGGGGCCAGGCTGGCGGCTGAACTGGGAGCGGTTTCTGCAGACCATCTGGGAGCAGTCAGTGACGATGGAATCGCAGCTCTCTGTTCAAGCGGGACCGTAGCTGTGCTGCTGCCTGTGACTCTATTTTATCTGATGAGCAAAGCGTATGCACCTGCCAGGAAAATTCTGGATGCAGGAGTGCCTGTGGCGATCGCCACTGATTTCAACCCTGGATCATCTTTCTGCGAATCGATGCAGACTGCGATCACGCTTTCCCTTCTGCAGATGAAGCTGACGCCCGAAGAAGCCCTGTTCGCTTCAACCAGAGGCGGTGCACAGGCTCTGGAGCTTACTGATAGAGGAGAGATCAGCATAGGGAAACTTTCGGATCTTTTAGTGATCAATGCCGATAATTATCTGCACTTTGCCCATCACATCGGAGTGAATCAGGTCAAAGCCGTATTCAAGCGCGGTGCGCTGGTTTTTGAAGACAGTCATTGA
- a CDS encoding phosphoribosylaminoimidazolesuccinocarboxamide synthase, which produces MKKGFNEIIKGLTLIKQGKVRDIYEIDSERLLFVTSDRISAFDVVLPVLVPGKGEVLNEISLFWFGLLAGVIKNHYLSGVGSLKLDPETEKKLRKRSMVVARSRVLPVECVVRGYLAGSGWQEYAGSGSICGIEIPSGLRESEKLPDPIFTPTTKAESGHDLPISIPEFEKIVGAGLGKKIRESSLEIYRRASEYALERGIIIADTKLEFGMIGSELVLVDEVLTPDSSRFWPLDGYRPGSSPLSFDKQYLRDYLSANHFQYDGIPEQVVAKTGEKYREILRLMTAES; this is translated from the coding sequence ATGAAGAAAGGATTCAATGAAATCATCAAGGGTCTGACACTGATCAAGCAGGGTAAAGTCAGGGATATTTATGAAATCGACAGTGAAAGGCTGCTGTTCGTGACTTCGGACAGGATCTCAGCCTTTGATGTGGTGCTGCCTGTCCTGGTACCGGGAAAAGGGGAGGTGCTGAACGAGATTTCCCTGTTCTGGTTCGGACTGCTTGCTGGAGTAATAAAAAACCATTATCTGAGCGGTGTGGGATCACTGAAGCTCGATCCGGAAACGGAAAAAAAACTCAGAAAACGCTCCATGGTTGTAGCCAGATCCAGAGTGCTGCCTGTGGAATGCGTTGTCAGGGGTTATCTGGCCGGTTCCGGCTGGCAGGAATATGCCGGATCCGGAAGCATCTGCGGGATAGAAATTCCTTCAGGCCTGCGGGAGTCAGAGAAGCTTCCAGATCCGATTTTTACCCCCACCACCAAAGCTGAGTCCGGGCACGACCTCCCGATTTCAATTCCGGAATTCGAGAAAATAGTGGGAGCCGGATTAGGAAAAAAAATCAGGGAGAGCAGCCTGGAAATCTACCGCAGGGCATCGGAATACGCTCTGGAACGTGGCATCATCATTGCCGACACCAAGCTGGAATTCGGGATGATCGGTTCGGAACTTGTGCTGGTGGACGAAGTCCTGACCCCTGATTCATCGCGATTCTGGCCGCTGGATGGATACAGACCCGGCAGCTCTCCTTTGAGCTTTGACAAGCAGTATTTACGAGACTATCTTAGCGCCAATCACTTCCAGTACGATGGAATTCCAGAGCAAGTGGTGGCTAAGACCGGTGAGAAATATCGTGAAATCCTCAGACTGATGACTGCGGAATCCTGA
- a CDS encoding DUF362 domain-containing protein → MKFLTGFLSILILYACTAYAGTTAETISPTAEVFFTKNITPAGIEACFDRIKGDRIKGTVAFKVHFGEEGNENWLKPALIQTLVEKLKATFIETNVLYGGERGSTDSHIALAKKHGFGFAPIEIVDSEKTLEIKVEGLRHFAKFATGAGIAKYDTIIVYSHFKGHSSAGFGGAVKNIAMGLAGREGKYAMHSLNIPAINQSRCVKCGLCAAACPGGAITITPEIRIDPKKCLGCGKCIGICTSEVYSPLPDSEKQNAFLEKLAEYAYAISRGRNMLYINVLANISPQCDCLSRAKKPFTGDIGVLASTDPIALDQASLDLVDKACHSPDAFKEHSGASGTHMLEYAESIGMGMRKYHLVNLDTEK, encoded by the coding sequence ATGAAATTTCTCACCGGTTTTCTATCAATACTTATTCTCTATGCCTGTACTGCTTATGCCGGCACGACTGCTGAAACAATTTCTCCCACAGCAGAAGTCTTTTTCACAAAAAACATCACTCCTGCAGGAATCGAAGCCTGCTTTGACAGAATCAAAGGCGACAGGATCAAAGGGACAGTCGCCTTTAAAGTACATTTCGGTGAAGAAGGCAATGAGAACTGGCTGAAACCAGCATTGATCCAGACACTTGTGGAAAAACTCAAGGCCACTTTCATTGAAACCAATGTCCTTTATGGCGGAGAACGCGGTTCAACGGATTCGCACATTGCTCTCGCTAAAAAGCATGGTTTCGGTTTCGCTCCCATCGAAATAGTGGACAGTGAAAAGACCCTGGAGATAAAAGTGGAAGGTCTGAGGCATTTCGCGAAGTTCGCGACTGGCGCCGGGATCGCGAAATATGACACGATCATTGTCTACAGCCATTTCAAGGGCCACAGCTCAGCAGGTTTCGGCGGGGCAGTCAAAAATATAGCCATGGGACTGGCAGGACGCGAAGGCAAGTATGCCATGCACAGCCTGAACATACCTGCCATCAATCAATCCAGGTGTGTCAAATGCGGGCTTTGCGCTGCAGCCTGTCCTGGAGGCGCAATCACCATCACCCCTGAGATCAGGATTGATCCCAAAAAATGCCTGGGCTGCGGCAAGTGCATCGGCATCTGCACATCTGAAGTTTACAGCCCTCTGCCTGACTCGGAAAAACAGAACGCTTTCCTGGAAAAACTTGCTGAATACGCATATGCCATCTCCAGGGGACGAAACATGCTCTACATCAATGTGCTGGCCAACATCTCGCCGCAATGCGACTGCCTGTCCAGGGCCAAGAAGCCTTTCACAGGAGACATAGGCGTGCTCGCCTCCACAGATCCGATCGCCCTTGACCAGGCTTCCCTCGATCTTGTGGATAAAGCCTGCCACAGCCCAGATGCCTTCAAGGAGCACTCAGGCGCGAGCGGGACTCACATGCTGGAATACGCTGAGTCGATCGGGATGGGGATGCGGAAATACCACTTGGTTAATCTGGACACGGAAAAATAG
- the pheT gene encoding phenylalanine--tRNA ligase subunit beta, which yields MKISWNWLKSLAEFDDLTPREVHDKFTEHSAEMEGMESEGEYLSRVIMARIVGIRPHPDADKLHLVTVDTGSEKFEIVCGAPNVEINKVAVLAKLGTELPGGFKLIPKKIRGVLSEGMLCSERELGLSDSHEGIILLPENTEPGKTYAEILKKDDSIFEIDNKSLTHRPDCWGHFGIAREICAIFGKKLKNPYRVNEFQHGSQKVLIDNRIPEKCFRYCGIVISGLRVAESPEWMKKRLAAVGSRPINNIVDATNYVMLELGQPLHSFDRKKISGSTIVIRLSENGEKATTLDRQEITCTGAEILIADERNALALGGVMGLGNSEVDASTTEIILESATFDAATIRRTANRFNLRTDAAQRFEKSQDPENASRAIFRFFDLIRETCPDAAFSSPLADSYPGKRPTLTISSSFDYIRSALGTEITDDRISAILGSLEFKLQKDGTKFTASVPSFRATKDISQPIDLVEEVGRIHGYGNIAPLAPLVSMEVPYKDSFNSSLRKIREFLSFNLGLAEIYNYSFFNQEKAVLAGSPENALKMRNPLSQEADRLVTDLLPNMLESIRNNARFFDEFSFYEIGHVFTTDSESEVLIISLYRKKDDGNLALELKFLLEQLFTELKVAGRISVAEKAGFHPLRCGTVRCGKREFDFGEIHPDRLAKFGIKGRVAAVQLTLREMLELCKTTGKFKDIPKYPGVPFDLTLLIPMQQHLDRVISEIRKTSPELIESIEFGGFYQDDKFPPDKKSATFHLTFRSLERTLSGEEITKLQQDIMNKMNGLGFAIK from the coding sequence ATGAAAATTTCCTGGAACTGGCTTAAATCCCTGGCAGAATTTGACGATCTGACTCCGCGGGAGGTTCATGATAAATTTACAGAGCATTCAGCAGAGATGGAAGGGATGGAATCAGAAGGCGAATATCTCTCCCGCGTGATCATGGCCAGAATCGTCGGAATCCGCCCGCATCCAGACGCAGATAAACTGCATTTGGTTACTGTAGACACAGGATCAGAAAAATTCGAAATAGTCTGCGGAGCTCCAAATGTGGAAATTAACAAGGTGGCAGTGCTGGCGAAGCTCGGGACTGAGCTGCCGGGTGGTTTCAAGCTGATCCCTAAAAAAATCCGGGGCGTGCTTTCAGAAGGCATGCTCTGTTCCGAACGGGAACTCGGATTATCGGACTCCCACGAAGGCATAATCCTGCTCCCTGAAAACACTGAACCTGGAAAAACCTATGCGGAAATCCTGAAAAAAGATGACTCCATTTTCGAGATTGACAATAAATCCCTCACGCACAGGCCTGACTGCTGGGGGCATTTCGGAATCGCCAGGGAAATCTGCGCCATATTCGGGAAAAAGCTGAAAAATCCGTATCGAGTTAATGAATTTCAGCATGGCAGTCAGAAAGTCCTGATCGACAACAGGATACCAGAAAAGTGCTTCCGCTATTGCGGGATCGTCATCTCCGGCCTGCGGGTGGCTGAGTCCCCGGAATGGATGAAAAAAAGGCTGGCTGCAGTTGGCAGCAGGCCGATCAACAATATAGTGGATGCCACGAACTATGTGATGCTGGAACTCGGACAGCCGCTGCACTCATTTGACAGGAAGAAAATCTCAGGCAGCACAATCGTAATCCGTCTGTCGGAAAATGGCGAAAAAGCCACGACTCTTGACAGGCAGGAAATAACCTGCACAGGAGCGGAAATCCTGATCGCTGACGAAAGAAACGCCCTGGCCCTCGGTGGGGTAATGGGTCTCGGAAACTCGGAAGTCGATGCTTCCACCACTGAGATCATACTGGAATCCGCCACTTTCGATGCAGCCACAATCAGGCGCACTGCCAATAGATTCAATCTCAGGACAGATGCAGCCCAGAGATTCGAAAAATCCCAGGACCCTGAAAACGCTTCCAGGGCAATCTTCAGGTTCTTCGATCTGATCAGGGAAACCTGCCCTGATGCAGCTTTCTCTTCCCCTCTGGCAGACAGCTATCCTGGAAAAAGGCCAACACTAACCATCAGCAGTTCGTTCGATTACATCCGCAGCGCACTGGGCACAGAGATTACTGACGACAGAATCAGCGCGATTTTAGGATCGCTTGAATTCAAGCTGCAGAAGGACGGTACGAAATTCACTGCTTCTGTGCCGAGCTTCAGAGCCACCAAGGATATTTCGCAGCCGATCGACCTGGTGGAGGAAGTGGGGCGGATCCATGGATATGGTAACATTGCTCCGCTCGCCCCGCTGGTTTCAATGGAAGTACCCTACAAGGACAGCTTCAATTCCAGTCTGAGAAAAATCCGGGAATTTCTCAGCTTCAACCTTGGTCTGGCTGAGATCTATAATTATTCTTTTTTCAATCAGGAGAAAGCGGTTCTGGCCGGGTCACCTGAAAATGCCCTGAAAATGAGAAATCCCCTTTCCCAGGAAGCTGACAGGCTGGTCACAGACCTGCTCCCGAACATGCTGGAATCAATCAGGAACAATGCCCGTTTCTTCGATGAATTCAGCTTCTATGAAATCGGCCATGTCTTTACCACTGATTCAGAATCCGAAGTCCTGATCATTTCTCTGTATAGGAAAAAGGATGATGGAAACCTTGCTCTGGAACTGAAATTCCTGCTCGAACAGCTGTTCACGGAATTGAAAGTTGCTGGCAGGATTTCTGTGGCTGAAAAAGCCGGATTCCATCCTCTGCGCTGTGGTACTGTCAGATGCGGAAAGCGGGAATTTGATTTCGGGGAAATTCATCCTGACAGACTCGCGAAGTTCGGGATCAAGGGGCGGGTGGCTGCAGTCCAGCTGACGCTCAGGGAGATGCTGGAACTATGCAAAACCACCGGTAAATTCAAAGACATCCCGAAATATCCGGGCGTGCCGTTTGATCTGACCCTTCTGATCCCCATGCAGCAGCATCTGGACCGTGTGATCAGTGAAATCAGGAAAACCAGTCCTGAACTGATCGAATCAATCGAATTCGGGGGATTTTATCAGGACGACAAGTTCCCGCCTGACAAGAAAAGCGCGACTTTCCATCTGACCTTCCGCTCCCTGGAACGGACTCTGTCTGGAGAGGAGATCACCAAACTGCAGCAGGACATCATGAACAAGATGAATGGCCTGGGATTTGCCATAAAGTAA
- a CDS encoding shikimate kinase, with the protein MKDKVFLVGFMGCGKTTVGKLLAKKMGRPFFDVDREVEQNEGKKVSEIFAESGEEHFRSLETEWIKSVCKGKKAVVSGGGGCFCRPQNREIIKKNCTTVYLEAEFETLLERILKDNDRPLAQNLEELHSLFDQRIQDYEKTDFSVRIDDRSPLEIVEEIIKVIGE; encoded by the coding sequence ATGAAAGACAAGGTGTTCCTAGTTGGTTTCATGGGCTGTGGGAAAACCACGGTCGGTAAACTGCTGGCCAAGAAGATGGGCAGGCCTTTTTTTGATGTGGACCGTGAAGTCGAACAGAATGAAGGCAAGAAGGTCTCCGAGATTTTCGCGGAATCCGGGGAGGAACATTTCAGGTCCCTGGAAACCGAGTGGATCAAATCCGTCTGTAAAGGAAAAAAAGCAGTTGTTTCCGGTGGCGGAGGCTGCTTCTGCAGGCCGCAGAATCGGGAAATCATTAAGAAAAACTGTACTACCGTTTATCTCGAGGCCGAGTTTGAGACATTGCTTGAGCGCATCCTGAAGGATAATGACCGTCCTCTGGCACAGAATCTCGAAGAATTGCACTCTCTTTTCGACCAGAGAATTCAGGATTACGAAAAAACCGATTTTTCAGTGCGCATCGACGATCGTTCCCCGCTGGAAATCGTGGAAGAAATCATCAAAGTCATCGGTGAATGA
- a CDS encoding type II secretion system protein, whose amino-acid sequence MKQSGFSMIELAAAVTIISFMAYLVLPYGHDLYLTQKKAVTYKTIKMMRSALEQYARDHNGAYPRKLKGLIEQDYMREIPFNIYADTSDWQIARRTYEPYTEIRDPSITQYFEWNITKGWKKKEQWVMYKPTSEDQAPVWATTDVILPRNPKDDDGVTPLLGPHQDKDSGDLEYSYWGICNVRSTAPLGIDPEEDLYDSIEILIYADSNRTYSN is encoded by the coding sequence ATGAAACAATCCGGTTTTTCGATGATTGAACTGGCTGCCGCAGTCACGATCATTTCATTCATGGCTTACCTGGTGCTTCCCTATGGCCATGATCTTTACCTGACACAGAAAAAAGCCGTGACCTATAAAACCATTAAAATGATGCGTTCAGCTCTGGAACAGTATGCCAGGGATCACAACGGGGCCTATCCCAGGAAATTGAAGGGCCTGATTGAACAGGATTACATGCGGGAAATCCCTTTCAACATTTATGCCGACACCAGCGACTGGCAGATTGCCAGGAGAACATATGAGCCATATACCGAAATACGGGATCCGAGCATTACGCAGTATTTCGAATGGAACATCACGAAAGGCTGGAAAAAAAAGGAGCAATGGGTGATGTACAAGCCTACAAGTGAGGATCAGGCTCCTGTCTGGGCTACTACGGATGTAATTCTGCCCAGAAATCCCAAAGATGATGATGGAGTGACACCCTTGCTAGGACCCCATCAGGATAAGGATTCCGGAGATCTGGAATACAGCTACTGGGGCATTTGCAATGTCAGAAGCACTGCTCCACTTGGAATAGATCCTGAAGAGGACCTGTATGACTCAATTGAAATTCTGATCTATGCAGATTCGAACAGAACTTATTCAAATTGA
- a CDS encoding type II secretion system protein translates to MKKAFSLIELVISITIIGVLSALIVPKVIQYIDDSKKNVLLYNLATIRRALVAYAKDHDGCYPRSLRELVERGYINAIPTDPLTDGCTWEIAVWSPDHKTGSNIPHPTYLWAGTSEDVPTSEKVVPLTMYTDEQLTILGKQAADYKWDTRGICNVRIGNRGNKYYKDSSFDKLSADSTTTPADNLYLGDLSGKLKDYPDYSEIKKPDEDPVY, encoded by the coding sequence ATGAAAAAAGCTTTTTCCCTGATCGAACTGGTGATCTCAATCACAATTATCGGCGTGCTGTCAGCCCTGATCGTGCCCAAAGTGATCCAGTACATCGATGACAGCAAGAAAAACGTGCTGCTATACAACCTGGCTACCATCCGCAGGGCACTGGTGGCTTACGCCAAAGATCATGACGGCTGCTATCCCCGCAGCCTCAGGGAACTGGTGGAGCGCGGCTACATAAATGCGATCCCGACCGACCCCCTGACTGACGGCTGCACCTGGGAGATCGCAGTCTGGTCGCCTGATCATAAAACCGGCAGCAACATCCCGCATCCCACTTATCTCTGGGCAGGAACTTCCGAAGACGTTCCCACCTCGGAAAAGGTGGTACCTCTCACGATGTATACAGATGAGCAGTTGACGATACTTGGAAAGCAGGCGGCAGATTACAAGTGGGATACACGCGGCATCTGCAATGTACGCATTGGAAATCGGGGCAATAAGTATTACAAAGACAGCAGTTTCGACAAATTAAGCGCTGATTCGACAACCACACCGGCCGATAATCTGTATCTGGGTGATTTGTCGGGAAAGCTCAAAGATTATCCGGATTATTCAGAAATCAAAAAGCCGGACGAAGATCCGGTTTATTAA